GCGATGTCCCCGGTCGATTAAAGCCGCCAATTGAATATTTTGCGGACGCCCCAAATCCATAATGGCATCCATAGCGGCCCGAATAGTGCGCCCGGTATACAAAACATCATCCACCAGCACGACTTTTTTATTCTCAATGGAAAAATTCACCGCGGTTTGCCGGATCACGGGCTGATGGCTTAAGGTAGACAAATCATCCCGGTAAAGGGTGATATCAAGCACCCCCACCGGCACCTGACTTCCCTCAATCAGCTTGATTTTTTCGGCCAGCCGCCGGGCCAAAGGTACACCACGCCGCCTTATGCCGATCAGTACCAAACTATCCGTACCCTTATTGCGCTCAATAATTTCGTGCGCAATGCGGGTCAGAGCACGCCTGATACCGTCTTGATCAATGATGCGGGCCTTCTCCCTTAATACTGTCAAGACAATTCGCCCCCCGGCTTTTAAAATGGCATCAAAAAAACCTGTCTACCCGGTAAGAGGCATAGACAGGTATACTATAACCCTGCGTTGCTCTATGTATCCTTACCGATCTCACGGGACCGATATTAAAGGTGACTTTTCACTTAAATAATACTATCAAAAACACAGGTGACCGTCAACGGGTTTTTAGAAAACCACAGGGACCGTTCCGCCGGCTGGTGCTGTCTAGCCGGTGCCAGGCACCAGATGTTGAAAGTTGAAAATCTTTAGTTTGCAACTTTCAACACTTGGTGCCTGGCACCAGTCAGACAATTAAAGTTTGTTAATCCCCAGGAAAATCAGGGCCACCCCAAGCATTATAGAGGCCGTGCCGGCAAGCGACACTTTACCGGCCAACCCCACAAGTCCCAGGGTGGTTACAGTAATAAACACGGTGGGACCGACCACGGCCAGCACCGCATTAATTTTAAAAGCCGTCTCCACTTTATTAAAGTGCAGCATTAACAATGCCGCTGTAAATTCAATAGACGCCGATAAGAGCCTCAGCGCTGCCATAGAAATGACAATCTTATCAAACACAAAAAACATTTTTTTCCCCCCCGAATAATTACTATTTTTTCTTATGCGGGGACAGGCGTTAAAATGCATAGCACCTTCGAGCGGGAGATAAAATATCGGTGTGTTTAAAAAAAGGATGTGAACCGTTATGGAGACAAAAGCCGGAAACGCTGTACTGGCCGCCATAGCAGGCGTGCCGTTCATTATGGTGCTGGGCAATTCCATGCTCATACCGGTATTGCCGCAGTTGCAAGAAGCACTGCACCTAAGCCAGTTAAAAGTCAGCATGATCATCACCGCATTTTCCGTACCCGGCCTGCTAATTCCGCTGGCCGGCTTTTTATCCGACCGGATCGGACGCAAAAAAGTAATAATTCCCGGCTTAATTTTATACGGCTTGGGCGGAATAATCGCCGGACTGGCCGCAGTATTACTGACTGAAAGAGCCTATACATGGATTATCAGCGGTCGTATTGTTCAAGGTATCGGCGCCGCGGGCACCTCTCCCATTGCCATGGCCCTGACCGGGGATTTATTTGCCGGTCTCCGGCGCAGTAAAGCGCTGGGAGTGGTGGAGGCCGCCAACGGATTCGGCAAAGTACTCAGCCCCGTGCTGGGTGCAGCCATCGGTCTGATTGCCTGGTACGCCACCTTTTTATTTTTCCCGGCTATTATCATTCCCATCGTACTGGGTATTTGGTTTTTAGTAAAGGAACCCCAAAGCAATCGGGCTACCCAAAGCGTAGCTCAGTATGGCAAATCCATAAAAGAAGTATTTCAAAAAAAATCAGCCCTGCTGGTCACCATTTTCTTAAGCGGTATGGTAGCGCTGCTTATACTTTTCGGTATGTTATTTTTCTTGAGCGATTACCTGGAAGAAACCATAGGTCTGACCGGTATCATTAAAGGTGCGGCCCTAGCCATACCCGTGCTGTTCATGTCCGTTACCTCATATGTCACCGGCCTGCTGATCAAAAAAAAGGTTCAGCTAATGAAATGGCTGGTAGTAACCGGGCTCGGGCTGGTAGCCGCCTCTCTGGCTACATTAAACTTATACCAGAACATTTACTTTTTCTTCGCCGGCATTTCCGTTACCGGACTGGGTACGGGACTGCTTCTGCCCTGTTTAAACACCATTATTACCAGCACCACGGCCGCCGAGGAAAGAGGTTTGATTACTTCAGTATACGGCAGTGTACGTTTTTTAGGCGTGGCCGCGGGACCACCCCTGTTTGGATACCTGATGGGTATCAGTAACGCTTATATGTACTGGGGCGGTGCCATACTGGCCGGTACGGCGGCGCTGACAGCATTGTTTTTAATCAGAGTAAAGGACATGAAACAAACAGCGAACGATACAGAACAAGGACAACAGCCGCAGCAAGCAAATACTTCGTCAGTTCAGGCCATCAAAACTGAATTTGTATTTTCCCCGGCTCGTAAACCTATACCCGAGGGAAAGGAAAACACAGGGAACACCAGACGGAATTAAATCAACGGATTTCGTTAAGAGTGCAAATTTAAAGCATTGGGATTGTCCCAACCCTCCCGCTCGTATTTTTACACCATGTTCCTCTCCCGTCTAAAAGTGCATCGCATAAGCAGCACTTGGCCCGCACCGGCGGGGTAAAATCACTAACCCTGGCGACTGCCGTTTGCTGTGGCAGTTGCCAAAGCTGCGTCCATATAATATCCTAAATCAAATAATTACTGTGCAACCAAAAAACGATCATGGGCTACTTTAGCCGGATTTGATGGTGGCCTTATAATTCCGGCTATTATTTATAATTCTCCTGACTTTATTGGGACTTAGCGCCTATAACTATTGGTAAACGCTCAAGGCCCTTTGAAATACTTGATATGACTGGGCGCCCACCAGCCTTTTCTTATCATTGATGATAAATGCAGGTACAGCCGTGATCTCGTATTGCCGGGCCAATTCCCGCGCCTTTTGCAAGCGCGGCAAAAAAGGCTGTTTATCCAGCGTTTCCATTAGTTCATCTTCATTTAAGCCAATCTCTTTAAACAACTTGATAAGCACCTGTTTATCGCCGATATTCATTTCCTCTTGAAAATAAGCTTTAAACAGCCGGGCATGTGCTTGTTCATATTTTCCTTTGTCCCGGGCAAATTCGCTGGCCTGCAGCGCCAGACATGAATTGGCCACGAGATTCATGCCACTAAAATTAATCCCGTAGGGTTTACCGGCCCGCCGAAAGTTTTCCAACATCTTATCTATATCCACATCGGGAAACAAATCCTTAATAAGCTTTCCTTCGGGCGGTGTTTCAGGATGCAACTCATAACCAACCCACTCCTCGGCAATGTCAAATTCCTGCTTCAATTTTTCGACAATACCTTTGCCGATATAGCAAAAAGGTCATACATAATCTGAAAGAATAGTCATTTTAATCGCCATTGTTATAAAACCTCCAAACAAATGTGAATCAAGTCAAACCAGTATGCCTAAAGTATAACATTTAAAGCGCATAAATCCAAAGTTATTCATTCATTACACCAAATCACTAAAACATCTGGTCTTAAAAAACAAAAAAGGGCAGGGGATACAGTCACCTGCCCAACCGTGCCTCTATTTGCCGGCTTAATTCATTATTCCCTAATTAAATATAAAAGTTTATCATCTATACCGTAAAACATGGGTACCACCAAAATCTTAGGATAACGTAGACGTAACCTTTGGGCTTCGCTAATAACAAAATCCATTTCATTTACAATCTCAAACATAGGTACGAAATGCATAAAGTGTTCTTCAGCCAGCTTTTTGTCCCAGCCCGCGTTTTCCACCAATCCCCGCACAAATTTATCCTTGCGGGCCATTAAGTTTACCATGCCGCATTTATCATGGCCGATTAAAGCAACAGCCTTAACTCCCCCAACAGCTATGGCATATGATAATTTAAACTCACTATAACGGAGATTGCCCCCGCCGGTGCGCAGCACATAGGCAAAGTTATCGGGTATGCGTAAGTGTTTACGGTTATCCATACACATACCGATTAGCAATTCCGCATGCTCATAGCTATGCAGTGGATATTGCAGGTTATGGTATTGAAGTAAGCGACCGATGGGAGTATCACGATACTGGGGGAAAATATCACCAACAGAACGAATCGGCACCAGGTTATCCATTTTTCATCCTCCCTCATAAATTTTATAAATATGTTATGTATTGTCATAAATATATTTGTGCTATAATTCACTTGGATGTCTAAAAAAATATAAAAATTATAATACAAATTGCAAATCCAGTGACAATTTTTTTATTATTCGACCAGCGCATATTGGATTCCTGCAAAGAAAGTGAATTATTTCTTAAAACAAAAAAATAAATAATTATTGCTTCAGCATGTTTATTTTACGGAAAACCATGACTCCGCGTATTTTGTTGTAACCGGATAACGGTAATATTCGCCTGACAAACATTTAATAATAGCTACAATGGCAAAAACAGTATATATCAGTGCCAATATAGCCAGGGGTATAACCAACAAAAGACCGATAAGTATCAGACACAGTATTCCTACCGCCACACCCAAGAGCAGGGATATAATATGCATGGTCAGCGATTCCCGGGCGTGGTGGCACACAAAATCATCATCCTTCTTAAGTAAATAAACAACTAAAGGCACTAAAACCGGTAAACCCAGGAATATAGAACCGTGACAAATTGCACCCATAAGTTTGCTTTCCGGTGGTACCATTTACTATTCACCTCCCATCTACCGGAATAGAAAGTATATTTATCCTTAACAGAGGCCCGCGCCTCTATAAGCAGCACCCAAGATGAATATTATAAATTAGCATGTCATAGCAAAAGCGAAAAAACATCATCTCATATTGGATCTTAAACCTGCGAACGCACAGACTTGCGACTAGAAAGCCAGCACCGGGCCATATTGTTTCAACCAGCGGCGGCGCGTCGGGTAATCAGGCAACACCGCCCCCACCAAGCTCCAAAATGCCGGACTGTGATCGAGTCTTAACAAGTGGCATAACTCATGCACAACAATATAATCTATAATGCCTATGGGAGCCATCACCAAATGCCAGTTGAAGTTCAAATTACCCTTTCCCGAACAACTGCCCCAGCGATGTTTTTGTTCCTTTATCCTAATCTTCGCCGGTTTTACGCCTACGCCCTTAATATAGAAATCTATCCTGTCGTTTATTGTATAATTAGCCTGCGTTTTGTACCATTTTACCAGCGTATCACGAACCGCTGCCGCACCGTTATCCCGATAAAGCGGCAAAGGCACATCGACAAGCATTTGCCGTCCATTTATCCTTACCGCCCCATTCATTACCTGCTCATTAATATGCACCTTAACAGTATATTGGTTACCCAAAAAAAAGAATTGTTCTCCGTCCGCAAACGACCTGGGCACCGGACATCCGGACAATACCGACAGATAATCCAGCTTTTCTATTATCCAAACACTCTTATCCTGTATAAAACGCTTAACCACCCCGGTATTATATTGTTCCGGCGCCGTGACCGTAACACCATCTTTTGCATCAACAGTTATTTTTAGGGATAAAGCTTTATGGCTGCGTTTAACTGTATATTCCATCACCCGGTCATCCAGTACCAATCGCGGCAAGACAAACACCAACTTTCCATTGCTGTCTTTCATATTTTCTCATTATCTCCCGCGATTAGCAACCCAACCTTTATGTAAACAGTTATCAATCGGCGCGCCTGCCCGATAATACCTCTATAGTAATATTAAAAAAAGGGAAACCGCAGCAGTTACGGCTTCCCCTTTTAGTTAGTCCATTATCCATTTAATCGTCTTCTTCGGCCACCACTTCAAAAGTCCAGTCGGTAACGCCAATACCGGAGAATTCATTCCCTGATAAGTCCTCAATTATACCTGACGGGATGGATATGTTATATTCTCCCACGGGCAGTTCTCTATCAAATTGAATAATTAGCTCGTCTTCGTCAATATCTATATCGTCCGGTATTATCACAAAGTATCTGGCTCTGTTAAACACTATCACGGCATTTTCGTTTGGTTTTTTGCCCACCCACCGCACTTTTTCATCAAATTGCACGGTAATTTCCTCGAGGTCGCCCTCAAACTCTTCACCATCTTCCGGATTTAATTCGTCTATTTCCGGGGCGTCTTCATCCTCATCCTCAAAGGTAGCAAATTCCCAGTCTTCCGAATCAATACCCGCAAATTTATTGCCCTGGCCATCTTTGATTATATTGGCGGCAACATCCACCGCAAAACGGCAGTCCTCGTCAAGCTCTTTCTTCAGCTCAATGATCAATTTCCGGCCATCAATATCAATATCCCATATATCAATACTCCGGTCGTCTGTAATGTTTTCCACCTCGATACCTTCCTTGATATCGTTCAAGGATTTAACGGGGTAAATTTTTTCGTCAAAAGTTACTACCAGTGTATCAAGGCCGGCCGGCACATTTTCAGCATCGTTTTCGGGATTAAGCTCATCAACTTCCGGAGCATCCTCGTCTTCTTCTTCATCCGCATCATCATTACCTGCGGCGCCGTCCGAACCGGCGCTCACCACTATGGCATTGCGGGCCGGGTTCAGCACCATTGAAACCGCGTAATCTTTTTCTATGTCTTCTAAATCCGCTGCTTTGCCATCAATAAAAATCGCCGCATCATCAGCTACCTGCACCAGCACCAGCGGACTATTGTCATCGTCGCCAACCTTTAGGGAAATGTAAGCCGGGTCCGACGGCATAACCTCATCCACAATACCTTTAATGTAATTAAATTTAGGGTTTAACGAAAACATGTACTGGCACCGAAACAGCATAGCCGCGATTTCCGCTCTTTGCACTTTATTCCGGGGTTTGAAGACATTACCGGGGTAACCCTTCATGATACCGGCTTGAGACATTTGAGCCACGTATTTCTCAGCATAACCAGGTATTTGACCGGCGTCGCTGAATTGCACCTCACCACTTAATACATTTTCCAGCCCATCATTGTTTAACAGCGCCCTGGCCAGCCACATAGCCACCTCATATCTTTGGGCCGCTTCCGTCCCGTCAAAATCCTTCAGCTCTTCCCTGGTAATAATACCCTTATCCAAAGCCAAGGCAACCATATCACCGGCCCAGCTTTTAGTTACCAATTTTAAACTGCTTCGGGAGGGTGCTTGATCTTCACAGCCCAAAGCCCGCATTAACATAACCAGGGCTTCGTTTTTAGATACTTCTTTTTGCGGATAAAACTTTCCGTCGGGAAATCCCGCAATAATGCCTTGTTTCTGCATAGCCGACACGGGCTCCGCCGCCCAGTGGTTTACAACATCGCCCATCATCCTAAAGGGCATCTTCTTGGTCTGGGTATATTCTATTTTTTTCACTTGGCCCAGCGGTTTGTTGTTATTGCCTTTACCGTTACTTCTAGCCAGGACATCAGCCGGAGCCGCTGTCACGGCAAATGTCAATACCGCCACCGTAAGCAAACCGCCAATAAAACATTTCCAACTTTTAGTACGCAATAATAACCACTCCCCCGAATTAATTTTGGATGGATTTAACCTCCTGCCTTTATATACGAAAGAACACCGTTATTTGGCAGGTCAACCCGGTAACCAACCTGATAAAAAATGAATATTTTCTATCAGGTGCACAATAGTTCCTATCCCGGCTGGAAAAATAAAAAGGGGGTGGACATCTGCATGCGTTCCCCCGATGCATGCAATCACCGGGAAGGGAGTTGATAATTTGACCGAATACGCTCATAACAGCAACTGGCAAGAAATTATATCTTACCCGTTGGGTAACCGGACGAGTAAACCCAGAAACAAAGGTCTGACTATGGTAATCGACAAAGGCATGGGCCTGGGTGAAACCCGGGACCTGTTACAAATTAATTATCAGCACATTGATTTTATCAAGCTGGGTTTCGGCACGCCCGCGCTTTATGCCGCAGGTACTCTGGAGGAAAAGATTCAGCTGGTTCGTTCCTATAACATTGATATTTACCCGGGGGGCACCTTTTTGGAAGTAGCGCTATGGCAAAACAAAATCAGGGAGTTTCTCGACAGATGCAATTTTTTTGGCTTTACGGCCATTGAAGTTAGCGACGGGACCATACCCCTGAGCGGGGAGGTGAGAGAACAAGCAATTGCGCTAGCTGCGGAAAAAGGCTTTAGGGTACTGACTGAAGTAGGCAAAAAAAACAACGACGTTCAAATCCCTGTGAAAACACTGGCCCGGATAGCCCTGCGTGATTTGCAAAACGGCGCTTACAAGGTTATACTGGAGGGCCGTGAATGCGGTCTGAATGTGGGACTTTATGATGCCAGAGGCAAAATGGCGGATGATGATTTGCAGCTGTTAATGGATTATATCAGCGATCCATCATTGATTATCTGGGAAGCACCGCTTAAGACTCAACAGCAGGACTTAATCGCCCGGTTTGGGTCGGATGTTAACCTGGGAAATATTCCGCCTCAGGAAGTGCTCGCGGTAGAGGCCCTGCGAGTGGGCTTGCGGGCCGATACCTTGCAGCTGGCCATAGACAACCTGGAAGAAATCTAACTGCTTAACTTAGCATGGTAATACAATGGACAGCGGCGGCATATATTTACTAAAAATTGTCATTGCGAGGCGAGATTATGAACGGAGTACCACTGCTTGTAGCGTTACTCCTGGTGGGCATTATTGCCCGCTCTAATTTAATTGCCACCGCTGCCTGCGTATTACTGATTATAAAATTTACCAACCTGAATTTTATATTTTCCCTGTTGGAAAAAAGAGGCCTGGAAATAGGCTTATTATTTTTATTACTGGCCATTTTAGTACCTGTGGCCAGCGGTAAAGTAACCGAAAAAGAATTGTTAGGCACTTTTACGTCACTGCCGGGCATACTGGCCATCCTCGGAGGGGCACTGGCCACCCATTTAAACGGTGAAGGATTGCGGTTATTGCAAATCGACCCGGAGATAATATTCGGCCTGCTGATTGGCTCGGTATTCGGCATTGTTTTCCTAAACGGTGTCCCTGTGGGACCGCTGATGGCAGCCGGATTAACCGCACTGTTTCTGGAAACAATCCACTTATTCAAGTGAAAGCAAAGTTTTATAATCTATGTTTTCGCCAATGCCAAGTTTATTCAGTATAACAGTCAGTTCTTTCGGCAATGGGACGGTGAATTCAAGGTAATCACCGCTGCGAGGATGCATAAACCCCAGAATATAAGCGTGCAAAAACTGACCATTCAAACCAAAATGCGGTTTACCCGGCCCGTATTTGGAGTCCCCTACCAGCGGGCAGCCAATATAAGCCATATGCACCCTGATCTGATGGGTGCGCCCCGTTTCCAGGCGCAGCTTCAACCATGTATAATTACCCGCTCGCTCCAGCACCCGGTAACGGGTCACCGCTGCCTTGCCATTGCGCTGGGTTACAGCCATTCTCTGCCGGTCCCGGGGATCCCGGCCAATGGGTGCGTCAACCACCCCCCGCTCACCGGCCGGAGCCCCATGAGCCAGGGCCAGATAGCCCCGGCGAACGCTGTGCTCCTTTAACTGGCCCGCCAGGTTTTCGTGGGCCAGATCATTTTTGGCTACCATTAATAAACCCGAGGTATCCTTGTCAATGCGGTGTATGATGCCGGGTCGAAGCACCCCGTTTATACCCGAAAGGTCTTGACAGTGATGCAATAATGCATTAACCAGCGTTCCCGCATAGTTTCCCTCCGCCGGGTGCACAACCATCCCTCTGGGCTTGTTCACTACAATAACATCTTTGTCTTCATAACATATAGCAAGGGGAATGGATTCCGGACGCACTTGAAGCTTTACGGGCGGCGGTACGTTCACCACTATCGCATCGCCTTTTTTTAAACGATAATTGGCCCGGGACGTTGCCCCGTTCACCGTGACGACACCATCACTGATTAGCTTTTGCACAAATGACCGGCTCAGCTGCTCCTCCCTGGATGTTACAAAAACATCCAGGCGCATTCCGGTATGCTCCGCATCCGCCAGGTACATTTCAGTTTTTGGCACTGTCATCCACCCTTTGCCGTTCCTCTTTATCACCGCGCCAAATATCGATAATCAATAGCAAGGCTCCGATTACTATGGCAGTGTCCGCCAAGTTAAAAATCGGCCAGACCCGAAAATCCAAAAAGTCAATGACCCGTCCCAGGCGCACCCGGTCAATTAAGTTGCCCAATGCACCGCCTACTACCAGCCCCAAGGCTATACGCGCCCAAATTCTTTTCCGCGGCAAATACCGGTACCCCACAAGCACACCGACAATTACCAGCAGCGTGACAATAATAAAAAAGGTGGTCCGATTGGCCAGCACACCAAAGGCAGCCCCCGGATTCAATATATAAGTAATATAAAACACCGGCGGGAACACAGGTATTGACTCCCCCGGCAGCATACGCAATGTGATTATGTACTTGGAGAACTGATCCACTATCATTGCAACCAAAACAATAACAATAAAGCGCAAAGTTTAAAACCCTCCCTAAAATATAGCACTATATGATATAATACCACATGTTAATGTATTAAAAACAAATTGATATTCTTTTTTAGGAGCCCATATCTATGTACTGGATTCCCGCCACCTTGTGGATGGCCCTGATATACTACTTATCCGGACGCACGGGCAGTGAACTTAAATCATTGTTTCCATTAATAGAAAACTTCAACCCGGGTCATATAGCAGCCTACTTTGTACTGGCACCCTTGTATTATCTGGCTTTATATAAGCATAACCACAACCGTTCTTTTATGAAAGCATTTTTATTATGTCTTTTATACGGCATTACCGATGAAATACACCAGCATTTTATCCCCACGCGTTTCCCCGATATATATGATTTAGCCAGGGACCTTTTAGGTGCCGGGCTGGGATTAGCTATAGTTTACCTGGCAAAAAAGAAAAGGGGCCTTAAATCCCACGGTAAACGATAAATAAATGAGAAGGAACTCCCCACTTATAGAAGCGGGAGTCTTGGAAATTGATGCGCTAATTAATTGCACTAATTGCTCTTTTCTAAAAATTTTTAATCTTAAAATTTTTAGAAAAGCAGGACTTTTTCAAAATTAAGAAGAAATTTATTATATAATGCAATTAGATTATTTTGAAATATTCTGGCTTGGTAAATTTAGCTAGGAATCAAAAAAATTATGTGGCCATGAATTTTTCAGAATAGCTAATCAACTGAAACAGTTATGTTTATCTTTAGGGGGGTTATGATATGCAAGATGTTGTAATAGTAGCAGGTGCTCGCACACCCATCGGCGATTTTGGCGGCTCACTGCGTACCGTTACCGCCGGCGGACTGGCCGTTACAGTAATTAAAGAAGTGCTTAAACGCTCCGGCATTAACCCGGCGGAAATTGATGACGTAATCCTGGGCTGCTGCGTACAAAGCAGCGAAGAACCCAATATAGGCCGCACCGCGGCACTAATGGCCGGACTGCCGGACACAGTACCTGGCATGACTATTCAGAGACAATGCGCTTCAGCTATGCAGGCGATTATTTCCGGTTACCAGCAGATTGTTACCGGCGACTCGGATATTGTTTTGGCCGGCGGCACTGAAAGCATGAGTACAGCCCCTTATGTGCTGAAAAAAGCTCGCTGGGGTATGCGCCTGCAGCACGGCGAATTTACCGATGCGTTATGGGAAACGCTCACCGACCCCATACATAAAATAATGATGGGAGAAACAGCGGAGCGACTGGCCGAAAAGTACAGCATTACCAGGGAAGAACAGGACATTATTGCTTATCGCAGTCATAGGAACGCTATCAATGCCATTGAACAAGGTTACTTTGCCAAGGAAATTGTACCTGTACCGGTTCCCCAGCGTAAAGGAGATCCCGTGCCGGTAGACCGGGACGAACACCCCAGAGCGGAAATCAGTCTGGACAGCCTTGCCAAGCTGCGTCCGGCGTTTCGCAAAAACGGCACCGTGACGGCTGGTAACGCTTCAGGATTAAATGATGCCGCCGCGGCAGTATTGGTCATGTCCCTGGATAAAGCCCGGCAATTGGGATTAAAGCCGCT
This genomic interval from Desulfoscipio sp. XC116 contains the following:
- the pyrR gene encoding bifunctional pyr operon transcriptional regulator/uracil phosphoribosyltransferase PyrR, coding for MTVLREKARIIDQDGIRRALTRIAHEIIERNKGTDSLVLIGIRRRGVPLARRLAEKIKLIEGSQVPVGVLDITLYRDDLSTLSHQPVIRQTAVNFSIENKKVVLVDDVLYTGRTIRAAMDAIMDLGRPQNIQLAALIDRGHRELPIRADYVGKNVPTARRELVEVHLAEMDGADEIVIMEKT
- a CDS encoding YqhV family protein; protein product: MFFVFDKIVISMAALRLLSASIEFTAALLMLHFNKVETAFKINAVLAVVGPTVFITVTTLGLVGLAGKVSLAGTASIMLGVALIFLGINKL
- a CDS encoding MFS transporter, producing the protein METKAGNAVLAAIAGVPFIMVLGNSMLIPVLPQLQEALHLSQLKVSMIITAFSVPGLLIPLAGFLSDRIGRKKVIIPGLILYGLGGIIAGLAAVLLTERAYTWIISGRIVQGIGAAGTSPIAMALTGDLFAGLRRSKALGVVEAANGFGKVLSPVLGAAIGLIAWYATFLFFPAIIIPIVLGIWFLVKEPQSNRATQSVAQYGKSIKEVFQKKSALLVTIFLSGMVALLILFGMLFFLSDYLEETIGLTGIIKGAALAIPVLFMSVTSYVTGLLIKKKVQLMKWLVVTGLGLVAASLATLNLYQNIYFFFAGISVTGLGTGLLLPCLNTIITSTTAAEERGLITSVYGSVRFLGVAAGPPLFGYLMGISNAYMYWGGAILAGTAALTALFLIRVKDMKQTANDTEQGQQPQQANTSSVQAIKTEFVFSPARKPIPEGKENTGNTRRN
- a CDS encoding DsbA family protein, with amino-acid sequence MGKGIVEKLKQEFDIAEEWVGYELHPETPPEGKLIKDLFPDVDIDKMLENFRRAGKPYGINFSGMNLVANSCLALQASEFARDKGKYEQAHARLFKAYFQEEMNIGDKQVLIKLFKEIGLNEDELMETLDKQPFLPRLQKARELARQYEITAVPAFIINDKKRLVGAQSYQVFQRALSVYQ
- a CDS encoding carbonic anhydrase; translation: MDNLVPIRSVGDIFPQYRDTPIGRLLQYHNLQYPLHSYEHAELLIGMCMDNRKHLRIPDNFAYVLRTGGGNLRYSEFKLSYAIAVGGVKAVALIGHDKCGMVNLMARKDKFVRGLVENAGWDKKLAEEHFMHFVPMFEIVNEMDFVISEAQRLRLRYPKILVVPMFYGIDDKLLYLIRE
- a CDS encoding DUF4870 domain-containing protein translates to MVPPESKLMGAICHGSIFLGLPVLVPLVVYLLKKDDDFVCHHARESLTMHIISLLLGVAVGILCLILIGLLLVIPLAILALIYTVFAIVAIIKCLSGEYYRYPVTTKYAESWFSVK
- a CDS encoding SprT family zinc-dependent metalloprotease — protein: MKDSNGKLVFVLPRLVLDDRVMEYTVKRSHKALSLKITVDAKDGVTVTAPEQYNTGVVKRFIQDKSVWIIEKLDYLSVLSGCPVPRSFADGEQFFFLGNQYTVKVHINEQVMNGAVRINGRQMLVDVPLPLYRDNGAAAVRDTLVKWYKTQANYTINDRIDFYIKGVGVKPAKIRIKEQKHRWGSCSGKGNLNFNWHLVMAPIGIIDYIVVHELCHLLRLDHSPAFWSLVGAVLPDYPTRRRWLKQYGPVLAF
- a CDS encoding S-layer homology domain-containing protein, whose product is MRTKSWKCFIGGLLTVAVLTFAVTAAPADVLARSNGKGNNNKPLGQVKKIEYTQTKKMPFRMMGDVVNHWAAEPVSAMQKQGIIAGFPDGKFYPQKEVSKNEALVMLMRALGCEDQAPSRSSLKLVTKSWAGDMVALALDKGIITREELKDFDGTEAAQRYEVAMWLARALLNNDGLENVLSGEVQFSDAGQIPGYAEKYVAQMSQAGIMKGYPGNVFKPRNKVQRAEIAAMLFRCQYMFSLNPKFNYIKGIVDEVMPSDPAYISLKVGDDDNSPLVLVQVADDAAIFIDGKAADLEDIEKDYAVSMVLNPARNAIVVSAGSDGAAGNDDADEEEDEDAPEVDELNPENDAENVPAGLDTLVVTFDEKIYPVKSLNDIKEGIEVENITDDRSIDIWDIDIDGRKLIIELKKELDEDCRFAVDVAANIIKDGQGNKFAGIDSEDWEFATFEDEDEDAPEIDELNPEDGEEFEGDLEEITVQFDEKVRWVGKKPNENAVIVFNRARYFVIIPDDIDIDEDELIIQFDRELPVGEYNISIPSGIIEDLSGNEFSGIGVTDWTFEVVAEEDD
- a CDS encoding phosphosulfolactate synthase, translated to MTEYAHNSNWQEIISYPLGNRTSKPRNKGLTMVIDKGMGLGETRDLLQINYQHIDFIKLGFGTPALYAAGTLEEKIQLVRSYNIDIYPGGTFLEVALWQNKIREFLDRCNFFGFTAIEVSDGTIPLSGEVREQAIALAAEKGFRVLTEVGKKNNDVQIPVKTLARIALRDLQNGAYKVILEGRECGLNVGLYDARGKMADDDLQLLMDYISDPSLIIWEAPLKTQQQDLIARFGSDVNLGNIPPQEVLAVEALRVGLRADTLQLAIDNLEEI
- a CDS encoding DUF441 domain-containing protein, encoding MNGVPLLVALLLVGIIARSNLIATAACVLLIIKFTNLNFIFSLLEKRGLEIGLLFLLLAILVPVASGKVTEKELLGTFTSLPGILAILGGALATHLNGEGLRLLQIDPEIIFGLLIGSVFGIVFLNGVPVGPLMAAGLTALFLETIHLFK
- a CDS encoding RluA family pseudouridine synthase — encoded protein: MYLADAEHTGMRLDVFVTSREEQLSRSFVQKLISDGVVTVNGATSRANYRLKKGDAIVVNVPPPVKLQVRPESIPLAICYEDKDVIVVNKPRGMVVHPAEGNYAGTLVNALLHHCQDLSGINGVLRPGIIHRIDKDTSGLLMVAKNDLAHENLAGQLKEHSVRRGYLALAHGAPAGERGVVDAPIGRDPRDRQRMAVTQRNGKAAVTRYRVLERAGNYTWLKLRLETGRTHQIRVHMAYIGCPLVGDSKYGPGKPHFGLNGQFLHAYILGFMHPRSGDYLEFTVPLPKELTVILNKLGIGENIDYKTLLSLE
- the lspA gene encoding signal peptidase II: MRFIVIVLVAMIVDQFSKYIITLRMLPGESIPVFPPVFYITYILNPGAAFGVLANRTTFFIIVTLLVIVGVLVGYRYLPRKRIWARIALGLVVGGALGNLIDRVRLGRVIDFLDFRVWPIFNLADTAIVIGALLLIIDIWRGDKEERQRVDDSAKN
- a CDS encoding VanZ family protein; amino-acid sequence: MYWIPATLWMALIYYLSGRTGSELKSLFPLIENFNPGHIAAYFVLAPLYYLALYKHNHNRSFMKAFLLCLLYGITDEIHQHFIPTRFPDIYDLARDLLGAGLGLAIVYLAKKKRGLKSHGKR